From Triticum aestivum cultivar Chinese Spring chromosome 4A, IWGSC CS RefSeq v2.1, whole genome shotgun sequence, a single genomic window includes:
- the LOC123086657 gene encoding O-fucosyltransferase 9 isoform X1 translates to MPPAIALASASASMRGGEGAKGTARRPDRVLAARRRRAAVLLLALAYTAAMLVLLLGADGTGLGTGGGRVVVGAPRPRARAPAPPGSVYRSHLVFERLLPEMRALASRPSPLMASHYKKSGKRWVPCIRKRLTQSALPPSNGFLVIEANGGLNQQRISICDAVAVASLLNATLVSPAFHLNSVWRDSSKFGDIFDEDHFIETLRKHVRVVKELPENVSAQFDHNISSIPNMRTKAFSSHSYYLEKVLPKLLELGAVRIAPFSNRLANSVPSNINALRCLANYEALRFSEPIRILADNMVDRMIKKSALTSGKYMSVHLRFEEDMVAFSCCIYDGDWKENIAMENARERGWRGKFRRPGRVINPEANRRNGRCPLAPIEVGMMLHGMGFDNTTSLYVASGKIYNAEKYMTPLRELFPLLQTKETLTSPEELAQFKGHSSRLAALDYTVCLWSEAFVTTQGSNFPHFLIGHMRYLYGGHAKTITPDKRKMVLLFDNPDIRWDRFRHLMQDIRRQSESKGFGFRKQHGSIYNLPMPDCMCQQAEA, encoded by the exons ATGCCGCCGGCGATCGCtttggcgtcggcgtcggcgtcgatgCGCGGCGGCGAAGGCGCGAAGGGTACGGCGCGGCGCCCGGACCGCGTGCTGGCCGCGCGCCGGCGGCGAGCTGCCGTGCTGCTCCTCGCTCTAGCGTACACGGCGGCTATGCTTGTGCTCCTCCTGGGCGCTGACGGCACGGGCCTGGGCACAGGTGGTGGACGCGTGGTGGTAGGTGCGCCGCGTCCGCGGGCGCGGGCGCCAGCGCCGCCCGGATCGGTGTACCGCAGCCACCTCGTGTTCGAGCGGCTCCTGCCGGAAATGCGCGCCCTCGCCTCTCGTCCTAGCCCG TTAATGGCATCCCATTATAAAAAGTCTGGAAAGAGATGGGTACCTTGCATCAGAAAGAGATTGACACAATCAG CGTTACCACCTTCAAATGGTTTTCTCGTAATTGAAGCAAATGGTGGTCTGAATCAGCAACGCATTTCT ATTTGTGATGCTGTTGCTGTGGCAAGCTTACTTAATGCAACTCTTGTCAGCCCAGCTTTTCATCTGAATAGTGTTTGGCGTGATTCTAG CAAATTTGGTGATATATTTGATGAAGACCATTTTATTGAGACACTCCGAAAACATGTAAGGGTTGTCAAAGAACTTCCTGAAAATGTTTCTGCGCAGTTTGACCATAATATCAGCAGTATACCGAATATGAGAACCAAAGCCTTCTCGTCTCACAGTTACTACCTAGAAAAGGTGCTTCCGAAACTGTTGGAGCTAGG GGCTGTGCGTATTGCTCCTTTCTCAAATAGATTGGCTAATTCAGTTCCATCAAATATCAATGCGTTGAGATGTTTGGCAAACTATGAGGCATTGAGATTTTCTGAACCCATAAGAATTCTTGCAGATAACATGGTTGACCGAATGATCAAGAAGAGTGCTTTGACTAGTGGGAAGTACATGTCAGTTCATCTTCGCTTTGAAGAG GATATGGTAGCTTTCTCATGCTGTATATATGACGGTGACTGGAAGGAGAATATTGCAATGGAGAATGCTCGCGAAAGGGGCTGGAGAGGGAAGTTTCGCCGACCAGGTCGAGTGATAAATCCCGAGGCCAATCGGAGGAATGGGAGATGTCCTTTAGCTCCTATAGAG GTTGGAATGATGCTGCATGGCATGGGGTTTGATAATACTACCTCACTCTATGTTGCCTCTGGTAAAATATACAATGCTGAGAAGTATATGACTCCTCTTCGCGAGTTGTTTCCACTTCTACAAACAAAGGAAACGCTCACTTCACCTGAGGAGCTTGCACAGTTCAAG GGGCATTCATCCAGACTGGCCGCATTGGACTACACAGTCTGTCTATGGAGCGAAGCCTTTGTAACGACTCAAGGAAGCAATTTCCCTCATTTCCTGATCGGACACATGCGTTATTTGTATGGGGGGCATGCAAAGACAATAACACCAGATAAACGGAAAATGGTGCTACTCTTTGACAACCCGGATATCAG atgggaTCGGTTCAGGCACCTCATGCAGGATATTCGTCGCCAAAGTGAATCGAAAGGTTTCGGGTTCAGGAAACAGCATGGATCGATATACAACCTCCCGATGCCCGACTGCATGTGTCAGCAAGCTGAAGCATGA
- the LOC123086657 gene encoding O-fucosyltransferase 9 isoform X2, with product MLGIGSSLKLMASHYKKSGKRWVPCIRKRLTQSALPPSNGFLVIEANGGLNQQRISICDAVAVASLLNATLVSPAFHLNSVWRDSSKFGDIFDEDHFIETLRKHVRVVKELPENVSAQFDHNISSIPNMRTKAFSSHSYYLEKVLPKLLELGAVRIAPFSNRLANSVPSNINALRCLANYEALRFSEPIRILADNMVDRMIKKSALTSGKYMSVHLRFEEDMVAFSCCIYDGDWKENIAMENARERGWRGKFRRPGRVINPEANRRNGRCPLAPIEVGMMLHGMGFDNTTSLYVASGKIYNAEKYMTPLRELFPLLQTKETLTSPEELAQFKGHSSRLAALDYTVCLWSEAFVTTQGSNFPHFLIGHMRYLYGGHAKTITPDKRKMVLLFDNPDIRWDRFRHLMQDIRRQSESKGFGFRKQHGSIYNLPMPDCMCQQAEA from the exons ATGCTTGGCATTGGGAGCTCTTTAAAG TTAATGGCATCCCATTATAAAAAGTCTGGAAAGAGATGGGTACCTTGCATCAGAAAGAGATTGACACAATCAG CGTTACCACCTTCAAATGGTTTTCTCGTAATTGAAGCAAATGGTGGTCTGAATCAGCAACGCATTTCT ATTTGTGATGCTGTTGCTGTGGCAAGCTTACTTAATGCAACTCTTGTCAGCCCAGCTTTTCATCTGAATAGTGTTTGGCGTGATTCTAG CAAATTTGGTGATATATTTGATGAAGACCATTTTATTGAGACACTCCGAAAACATGTAAGGGTTGTCAAAGAACTTCCTGAAAATGTTTCTGCGCAGTTTGACCATAATATCAGCAGTATACCGAATATGAGAACCAAAGCCTTCTCGTCTCACAGTTACTACCTAGAAAAGGTGCTTCCGAAACTGTTGGAGCTAGG GGCTGTGCGTATTGCTCCTTTCTCAAATAGATTGGCTAATTCAGTTCCATCAAATATCAATGCGTTGAGATGTTTGGCAAACTATGAGGCATTGAGATTTTCTGAACCCATAAGAATTCTTGCAGATAACATGGTTGACCGAATGATCAAGAAGAGTGCTTTGACTAGTGGGAAGTACATGTCAGTTCATCTTCGCTTTGAAGAG GATATGGTAGCTTTCTCATGCTGTATATATGACGGTGACTGGAAGGAGAATATTGCAATGGAGAATGCTCGCGAAAGGGGCTGGAGAGGGAAGTTTCGCCGACCAGGTCGAGTGATAAATCCCGAGGCCAATCGGAGGAATGGGAGATGTCCTTTAGCTCCTATAGAG GTTGGAATGATGCTGCATGGCATGGGGTTTGATAATACTACCTCACTCTATGTTGCCTCTGGTAAAATATACAATGCTGAGAAGTATATGACTCCTCTTCGCGAGTTGTTTCCACTTCTACAAACAAAGGAAACGCTCACTTCACCTGAGGAGCTTGCACAGTTCAAG GGGCATTCATCCAGACTGGCCGCATTGGACTACACAGTCTGTCTATGGAGCGAAGCCTTTGTAACGACTCAAGGAAGCAATTTCCCTCATTTCCTGATCGGACACATGCGTTATTTGTATGGGGGGCATGCAAAGACAATAACACCAGATAAACGGAAAATGGTGCTACTCTTTGACAACCCGGATATCAG atgggaTCGGTTCAGGCACCTCATGCAGGATATTCGTCGCCAAAGTGAATCGAAAGGTTTCGGGTTCAGGAAACAGCATGGATCGATATACAACCTCCCGATGCCCGACTGCATGTGTCAGCAAGCTGAAGCATGA